One genomic region from Colletotrichum lupini chromosome 7, complete sequence encodes:
- a CDS encoding acetylcholinesterase encodes MSIISESNLGVDYVTVNSTFGSVKGFINRDYPNVAQFLGIPFAEPPIGPRRWLPPTPKAPVDSIDATKFGLSCPQQLGGRPSVYNTDVTEHQIRDDTSEDCLSLCIWAPKDAVKEAFTKKFPVIVFITGGAFLVGGSTIPYQNPTPWIESSKRHVVVSINYRLNVFGFPNAAGLSPDERNLGFLDQRLGLEWVHQHIASYGGDPSRMTHFGQSAGARSIDCHAFLHPDKPLVRNLILHSGCALPPLPVSDPGCTHFSALAKALGFPGGDAAAELEFMRQQPPQELLEAIQHHWATEEKPFLSFRPAVDGFTLFDDYEDRAEAGNFSKLPAICGTMNDEGNSVAVYHPDRADSFWAEKITKDYFLGPMVAMARARSAHTPTFRFLLKDYAPAGTSSFHNISPRPWLRAYHSSDMPLIFGTHDWARGPSTPLEEKVSRVWQDLYVAFAEDGPDGLRKMGWNDMREGVGIVLGGGEKGWETVSLEEVDNR; translated from the exons ATGTCTATCATTAGTGAAAGCAATTTGGGAGTCGACTATGTCACAGTAAACTCGACCTTCGGCTCCGTCAAAGGATTCATCAACAGAGACTACCCAAACGTCGCCCAATTCCTAGGCATTCCCTTCGCCGAACCGCCGATAGGGCCGCGCCGATGGTTACCTCCAACGCCGAAGGCTCCGGTCGACAGCATCGATGCCACAAAGTTTGGATTATCTTGCCCTCAACAGCTTGGAGGCAGGCCGTCGGTCTATAATACGGATGTGACTGAACACCAGATCCGAGACGACACTTCCGAGGATTGTCTTTCTCTCTGCATTTGGGCACCCAAAGATGCGGTCAAGGAGGCGTTCACGAAGAAGTTCCCTGTGATAGTGTTCATCACCGGCGGCGCATTTCTCGTCGGCGGCTCTACGATTCCTTATCAGAATCCAACGCCCTGGATCGAGAGCAGCAAGCGCCACGTTGTTGTCAGCATCAA TTATCGACTGAACGTCTTCGGCTTCCCCAACGCCGCGGGACTCAGCCCTGATGAACGAAATCTAGGATTTTTAGACCAGCGGCTCGGGCTGGAATGGGTACATCAACACATCGCCTCCTACGGCGGTGATCCATCGCGAATGACGCATTTTGGACAATCGGCTGGCGCCCGCAGCATCGACTGCCACGCGTTCCTGCATCCGGACAAACCCCTGGTGCGAAATCTCATTCTCCATTCTGGGTGTGCACTCCCTCCGCTTCCAGTGAGCGACCCGGGATGTACGCACTTCAGTGCTCTCGCCAAGGCACTCGGTTTCCCGGGCGGCGATGCTGCGGCGGAGTTGGAGTTTATGAGACAGCAGCCTCCGCAAGAGCTCCTCGAGGCTATCCAGCATCACTGGGCTACTGAAGAGAAGCCTTTTCTGAGCTTCCGGCCCGCGGTAGACGGCTTTACACTATTTGATGATTATGAAGACAGGGCCGAGGCAGGAAACTTCAGTAAATTG CCTGCCATTTGTGGAACCATGAACGACGAGGGAAATTCAGTAGCTGTATATCATCCCGACAGGGCTGATTCGTTTTGGGCGGAAAAGATCACAAAAGACTACTTCTTGGGACCTATGGTTGCCATGGCGCG AGCACGCTCAGCTCATACGCCCACATTCCGCTTCTTGCTCAAAGACTATGCACCTGCTGGTACCAGCTCATTTCATAACATCAGTCCCCGACCATGGCTGCGAGCCTATCACAGCTCGGACATGCCTTTGATCTTCGGAACGCACGATTGGGCTCGTGGCCCCTCTACGCCGTTGGAAGAGAAGGTCTCACGTGTATGGCAAGATTTGTATGTAGCTTTCGCAGAAGATGGGCCGGATGGGTTGCGGAAGATGGGGTGGAATGATATGAGGGAAGGTGTGGGAATCGTGCTAGGTGGTGGTGAGAAGGGTTGGGAGACTGTCAGCCTGGAAGAGGTTGACAACAGGTGA
- a CDS encoding retinol dehydrogenase 8, with protein MAIGRVEPKLYRSCNSITMSHPFVVPDRPLTWLITGCSSGFGLALTRLAQKQGHTVISTSRNPQKTPDLVREVQDGGGRWLPLDVDDLNSGDLITDLEKAGTLIDVLVNNAGWSIHGPAEGFTEEETRAQMDTVFFGPYRLMRAVAPLMRERGSGVIVNISSGAGLEERESMGVYAAAKAAMDGVSKVLAKEMAPFGVRVLTVALGSFDTNMGPTVRLASKPTPSDYDGSALDAVFKVMAASATEGFPADGDHVKAAKVIYEVITGTGVGEGKEGERMLPLGRDMAKRVDDVVGGWQRTMGVFGDVCNNVYLEK; from the exons ATGGCTATTGGAAGAGTTGAACCAAAGCTATACAGAAGTTGCAATTCCATCACCATGTCTCATCCGTTTGTTGTCCCAGACAGACCTCTGACATGGCTCATCACCGGCTGCTCATCCGGGTTTGGACTAGCTCTCACAAGACTGGCGCAGAAACAAGGGCACACGGTGATCTCCACCTCGCGCAACCCGCAAAAGACGCCGGACCTAGTGCGTGAAGTCCAGGATGGAGGGGGCCGCTGGCTTCCGCTCGACGTTGACGACCTGAACTCGGGAGACCTCATCACGGACCTCGAGAAAGCTGGTACTTTGATCGATGTGCTAGTCAATAATGCTGGATGGTCCATCCATGGCCCGGCAGAAGGTTTCACGGAAGAAGAGACGAGGGCGCAGATGGATACCGTATTCTTCGGGCCCTACCGGTTGATGAGGGCGGTCGCCCCCCTCATGCGAGAGAGAGGCAGCGGTGTCATCGTCAATATCAGCTCTGGGGCTGGGTTGGAGGAGAGAGAGTCGATGGGCGTTTATGCGGCTGCGAAAGCCGCGATGGATG GTGTTAGCAAAGTCCTCGCAAAAGAAATGGCTCCGTTCGGTGTCCGCGTCTTGACGGTTGCGCTCGGTTCGTTCGACACGAATATGGGGCCGACGGTTAGGTTAGCGAGCAAGCCTACGCCTTCGGACTACGACGGCAGTGCTCTAGATGCAGTCTTTAAGGTCATGGCTGCATCGGCAACAGAAGGCTTTCCTGCCGATGGGGATCATGTGAAGGCAGCCAAGGTGATATATGAAGTCATTACCGGCACAGGAGTAGGTGAGGGCAAGGAGGGTGAGAGGATGTTGCCTTTGGGAAGGGATATGGCGAAGAGAGTCGATGATGTCGTTGGAGGGTGGCAGAGAACCATGGGCGTATTCGGAGATGTATGCAACAACGTGTACTTGGAAAAGTAA